From Anticarsia gemmatalis isolate Benzon Research Colony breed Stoneville strain chromosome 3, ilAntGemm2 primary, whole genome shotgun sequence, one genomic window encodes:
- the LOC142987082 gene encoding uncharacterized protein LOC142987082 — protein MDGLEAVITVFTLFAVHSSEAVPPDVCNVNFRWDDCGGVPQPVMYYWKPGSRCEVGIWRGCRPSLNMFKNEYECVSTCIFSVRADPSDWHETKETEADEEETSEGGTGDQDESGGTDGGSGETGASGGDNDDNGGGGDPQPNPDGDGGDATDEGTTAGE, from the exons ATGGACGGGCTGGAGGCTGTTATAACCGTTTTCACGTTATTTGCTGTACATTCAAGTgaag CGGTACCTCCCGACGTTTGCAACGTCAACTTCAGATGGGACGACTGCGGCGGAGTCCCACAACCTGTTATGTACTACTGGAAACCAGGTTCCCGATGCGAAGTAGGCATATGGAGAGGCTGTCGCCCTTCCCTCAACATGTTCAAGAACGAGTACGAATGCGTCTCAACCTGCATCTTCTCAGTTAGAGCAGATCCTTCTGATTGGCATGAAACGAAAGAAACAGAAGCTGATGAAGAAGAAACCTCGGAAGGAGGGACTGGTGATCAGGATGAGAGTGGCGGTACTGATGGTGGTTCGGGTGAAACGGGTGCTTCGGGAGGTGATAATGACGATAACGGGGGAGGAGGCGACCCTCAACCAAACCCGGATGGTGACGGTGGCGATGCAACAGATGAAGGAACAACAGCCGGGGAGTAA